CACCGGCAACCCGATGGGGATGAAAGGCTGCGGCGAGGCAGGGACCGTCGGCTCGATGGCTGCCGTGTCGAACGCCGTGCAGGACGCGCTGTGGGAGAAGGGGATTCGCCAGGCCGACATGCCCTTCACCCCGCACCGGGTCTGGCAGATGCTGAACGGTGTGGCGCTGGCGGCGGAGTGAGGCCGCCAGCACGTGACGCGAGGAAGGTCAAGATTTTTTCATCACATGATCGCGAGGGGTCTTCAATCTGTGGCATTTTCGCCTAACTCTGGTGCAGAGGCGCGGATCTGGAACCTCCGCGACCCCTTCACTGTCCCTCGTTCCGTAACTGCGTCCGGGTTTTCCCGGACGCTTTTTCTTTCCGCGGGAGGCGCCGCGGCGGCTTCCTCTTCCCGCGGCGCTGTGACAGGCTGAACGCATGAGCTATTCCGACGCATTCCTCAAAGACATCCTGACGCGGACCCGGGTGATCGCCGTGGTCGGCATCTCGACCAACCCCGTGCGACCGAGCCATTACGTCTCGCGCTTCCTGCACCAGCGCGGCTACCGGATCATCCCGGTGAACCCGGCGCATGTCGGCCAGACCCTCTTCGGCGAGGAGTTCCGCGCGGGGCTCTCCGAGATCGACGCGCCGGTCGACATGGTCGACATCTTCCGCCGCCACGACGCGGTGCCCTCGGTGGTCGGCGCGGCCCTGTCGCACCTGCCGCAGCTGCGCACCATCTGGATGCAGCTCGGCGTGGAACATGCCGAGGCCGCTGCGAAGGCGCAGGCGAAGGGCATCGACGTGGTGCAGGACCGCTGCACCAAGATCGAGTACGAACGGCTGCTGGGTGCCGGCGTGCCGCTGGCCGAGGTCATCGGCGGCTGACCCTGTCCCGGGGGCGCTGCCCCCGCCACGCCGGGCGCGCCTCCGCAGGACTGTTCCGCCCGCGGCAAGACCCGCCGCCGCGCCGGGCAGGGGCGGCATGTCCGATCTTCTTCTCTTGAAAAATACGCCGGGGGTGAGCCGCGCAGCGGCGAGGGGGCAGCGCCCCCTCTCTTCGGCTCAGCCCTTGGGGCGCGCGGCCTTCTCGGCGATGCCGGACTGGCCCTG
The Salipiger sp. H15 DNA segment above includes these coding regions:
- a CDS encoding CoA-binding protein, with protein sequence MSYSDAFLKDILTRTRVIAVVGISTNPVRPSHYVSRFLHQRGYRIIPVNPAHVGQTLFGEEFRAGLSEIDAPVDMVDIFRRHDAVPSVVGAALSHLPQLRTIWMQLGVEHAEAAAKAQAKGIDVVQDRCTKIEYERLLGAGVPLAEVIGG